Proteins from a single region of Haloterrigena alkaliphila:
- a CDS encoding GNAT family N-acetyltransferase, with the protein MSIRVSVADPSAQETWNEHVDRSPQGTIFHRYEALECLRDHSGATLYPLVGYKGEQPVGIFPLFVLNSGPFSLVFSPPYELGIPSLGPALLHMGQLKQRKREKRHRRFIESCLEWVDEEIDPQYTYVETDWNYDDSRPFAWNDFDVSPAYTYVVPLEDSPSEEELIMRFSQSPRKRIREQQDSSYTVEVGDRDDLEWTVRQVIDRYEEQGRKAHLSVDFVTDLYERLPEGAVRPYVLSLEGERVSGNIVLDDGERYRGWQGATRPDADFPANELLKWHQMLDAIDRGVPDYEIIGANTPRLTTWKAKFSPETRTYYSAKRSTLSMEMAESLYVNLRDGSELLSRLSPVSAN; encoded by the coding sequence ATGAGTATCAGAGTTTCAGTAGCCGATCCGTCAGCACAGGAGACGTGGAACGAGCACGTCGATCGGTCCCCGCAGGGGACGATCTTTCACCGATACGAGGCCCTCGAGTGCCTGCGAGATCACTCGGGTGCGACGCTGTACCCGCTGGTGGGATACAAGGGAGAGCAACCGGTCGGGATCTTCCCCCTCTTCGTCCTGAACAGCGGGCCGTTCTCGCTGGTCTTCTCGCCGCCGTACGAGCTCGGGATTCCGAGCCTGGGGCCCGCGCTGTTGCACATGGGCCAGTTGAAGCAGCGAAAGCGGGAGAAACGACACCGTCGGTTCATCGAGAGCTGTCTCGAGTGGGTCGACGAGGAGATCGATCCCCAGTACACCTACGTCGAGACCGACTGGAACTACGACGACAGCCGCCCGTTCGCCTGGAACGATTTCGACGTCTCGCCGGCGTACACCTACGTCGTCCCGCTCGAGGACTCGCCGAGCGAGGAGGAACTCATCATGCGGTTCAGCCAGAGTCCCCGCAAGCGGATCCGCGAGCAGCAGGATTCGTCCTACACCGTCGAAGTGGGCGACCGCGACGACCTCGAGTGGACCGTTCGGCAGGTGATCGATCGATACGAGGAGCAAGGGCGAAAGGCCCACCTCTCCGTCGACTTCGTGACGGACCTGTACGAGCGGCTTCCGGAGGGCGCCGTCCGACCGTACGTCCTCTCGCTCGAGGGCGAGCGGGTGTCGGGCAACATCGTTCTCGACGACGGGGAACGGTACCGCGGCTGGCAGGGCGCGACGCGGCCGGACGCCGATTTCCCCGCCAACGAACTGCTCAAGTGGCACCAGATGCTCGACGCCATCGACCGCGGGGTGCCCGACTACGAGATCATCGGAGCGAACACGCCCCGACTGACCACCTGGAAGGCGAAGTTCAGCCCCGAGACGCGGACCTACTACTCGGCGAAACGGTCGACGCTGAGCATGGAGATGGCCGAGAGCCTCTACGTCAACCTCCGGGACGGCAGCGAGTTACTCTCGCGGCTCTCTCCGGTCTCGGCGAACTAG